Sequence from the Arvicola amphibius chromosome 3, mArvAmp1.2, whole genome shotgun sequence genome:
TGGCTCCACTGTGCTTGCAAGTATTTGGGCAGCCTGGGTCTTCCAAAATTTCTCACCTGCATGGACATATTCCCACAGGCCCTACTGGCGTCTTTCAGTAGTCTGGGACCTCATCTCAGGTATAGGGAAACACATTAGTGTATCTAACCagctactacacacacacacacacacacacacacacacaggatccgCGTGTGAAATCTGTAAAAGACTCGGAAGCAAGGCACAAGAGTCTGGAGACTTTCCAGACAGACTCATAGACCTTGGGATGGCCCCCAGCCTAGAGAAGCCTCCCTCCGATAGGCAGTACCCTGTACCTTAACAATCCTCTGGCTTGGCTCTTCTTCAGTCCCACCGGCTGGCATACCCTACTTACCAGTCGGGTAGTGATGGGGACCAAagcttttctactttttctttttccctttaggagagggagggggagagagaggggagtgggggagagagggagaaggtggagagggggagtgggggagagatgggagagaggggagcagagaggggagagagagaaaccaacGGGTTGTGTTTATGGAGCAAGACTCCTAAGGCATACAAGACCCCAGGATCAGGCCAAGGTCTTTACCCAACTCCATAGAAACTTAAGGTCAAGCACGAGACCCCTTGTGTCTTGGACAGGTTCTGAAAGGCGCATGAAGGCCGAGGTCTGGAGACTGGGGTGGAGCAGCGGACTGTGGTCCACTCCATAATCCTACACCATCAGGCAAAATGGCCCCGGCACAGAGTCTCTGAGTCAGAGATCGAGGATGGGGACACATCATAAGGTGACTGATTTGTGAAGGGCCAAGTTGGAAATGGGGGAAGGTGAAGTAGGAAAgtgaaggacaaagaaaaatatgaatccctcctacccaccccaccccgtcTTGgtaaaaccaaaagccaaacccAGCGGAGCAGGCCGAGGAGGGAGGTGCAGGCAACAGGGCAGGCGCTCAGAACACCTgcgttttatttttaaatcttctagGTGTCTGCGGGTCAAATAAAGACAAGGGCAGTAACGATTATTCTGTTAAATCTATGGTACTTGACTGCGCAAACACTAATTGATTAGACACCAAAATGATTTGTTTAAAGAGTTTTCCTCCTTCCCAAGTGCAGCTGTTCTGGGCCTGCGTCGGCGGCGTTGCTGGGCGACGGTGAAGTTCGCCAAGTAGGCGTGCGTCGGGGCCGGGCTTGGGGTAGGTTGGCTGCTCCAAGCCCTGCGCATCTGAGGCTCCCGGCTGGGTGGTGGCTGGTGACTTCTGCTCTTTAGTAATTATCTCCAACGTCGGAGAAGAATGTCGTACTAGAGAGCATCGCTAATACAATTGGCGCTCTGTCCACCCCTCTGAGTTTTCCTTACTTTGAGTCGCTTTGAATGACATCAACAGGAGTGTCCCCACTCTTAGCCCTGCCTTTCCAGTTCCCAGCTTTGACACTCCCCACCCTCAGACGGCCACTGCTAATCCTTCGCGGACTTCCAAAAGACGAGGACTGGAAAAGAGGAGTGTTCACCGCGGCCCCAAATCTGAAAAGTTCCGTCGTCTCCTCACCGGCTCCCTCGCAATCTTGGTCAGGGTTTCTCCTCCATTAATATAGAATTCTaaccaaaagagaaaacccaCTGAAAGTCAGACTACAGAAGGCCAATTTCCAGGGACTGAGGCTAACCTTGTCCAGAGCTGGGCCCTGCCACCTGTCACCCAGGAGTTAGAAACTTCTCCCTCAGTCCCAGGGTCACTGTGACACCCCTTCAGCGTTCTTGGCTTGAAGACGTGCAGAGCCTTTACCAAAGTAGACGACCTCCAGAAAGAGTTTCAACCCAGAAAAAATCCGTTGATAGTTCACCCAGGGTCTCAGGAGAGCAGGCGGTTTTCTTCCTTGCCCAGGAAGTAACCAGAGATGCTCTCTCGAGGTCAGTTCTCCGGCCGCCACCGAGGCGGCTCCAAACAATTCCTGGAACTCCTTGTAAGCTGGGGTTGGAGGGAGCTGACCGCCCTTCCGCAGGCATCTTCTTTGGGACTATGAGGGGCACGGGAGATGAAAGAATGGGTGGcgcaaaaataaaaatgctgagtttaaaatcattttcatgcGCACAATAATAtttaggaaggaaaaagaggagggaggttAGCCGGATAGACGAATAAAAACCATATAGACAATAAATACAGGAGCAAAGTTTGAAGAGAGACTCTAGAATCATTGGTTCCCATGTCCTCCACCAGAATGAGAAGTCACCATCCCCGCCCCCCCCTCGTGGAGCGGGCCCGGATTTGGGAGGGTGTGTCACATTGCAAGGAACTGGAAGttaatttgttgttttaatttttcaataataCAGCACCAGACCACTTATTCTATTCGAAGCACAAACagcaattttctgaataaattttCTCCAGAGATGGAAAGACTCTAGAGGAAGACAGTAGAACCCTGCTGGAAGCATCTGTAATCAAATCCTTCACCCCATTTATCAAGGGTTCTGCTGTAACCAGATGCTGCCCACAGGTCCCTCCCCAGGAGTTTCATGCTCTCCACGGAAGCTTCAGAAATGCTGGAGGCTTCAGAAGCTGTATCCAAGGGTCTCTCACCCTAAAGCCCAGGATGGAGGTATTTGCTGAACCCCAGGACTGCCAGACACCAAACAGGAACTGAGCACTTGATGGTCCAGAGAGCCTAGAAACATTTCTTTGGAGTGGTCCATATGTTAAATCTCTACTACTCACGAAGAAAAGTAAGCCATTGACTGCCTTGCATGGACCCTTTTTAGAGAATCTTGTGTGGCCAGCATTTACAAGAATGGCCTTTTCCCCAAGTCTGAGGGTGTTTCCTGCAAACTGAAGTCTATTTATCAGAGGACAAATTTCATTTACCTACCTCTCCCAGGCACTTAAGacatttacaaaataaacatCAGTGGTAGTCTTTGTCCAgctcaaggccctaggttcaatcctcagtagcAAAAAAAGCTGATTTCCAACATGAAAATACATGTAACAAGCATCTAGTTGAGCCTTTAGCTCCTGTTTTTAAAACACGtatgttttaatataatttttggcattgttttttttttctttaattctcctGCAGTTGCTTGGGATTGaagcccttcccttcccctcacaCACTTACCTCTCCAGTTTCAAGGAATTCTTCTGCAGactcttgttctctctttccttgGAGTACACCTAAGGGGGCCAAGCTTTGTGCTGGGCACTCTGAGGAGAAGAGGAAACAAGATAACAAAAGATAACTCCAGTCCCCTAGCATTTGACAatctctcagaggccagaggagaaaagCATGATTTCTCCACACCATACTTGGCAACAAGAAATGTTTCTGAGAGGTCAAAAGACACCGCGCTTCTGACTCAGCAACTACAGGAAAACGATGCTTCACTAATAGGTGtgaaatggaagaggaggaagagggagattcAGGAACCAAGTCCTGCAGTGCGAGATTCAGAGTCCCTTTGTGAGGAGTGCGGTGTCAAACACTGAAGTGAGCAAGGTCAAGAGATCCTTCCAGAACTCCCTTTCTCCCTTGGGAACCAAAGCTGAAACAAGCCACCTTTTTGATGAAGCCCCTTGCTGCATGGGCAGAGTTGAGCTCAAAGGATCCCACCCTTCTTCAGGTGGGCTCCAGGGCCTCAGTCAGGAGTCTTCATGAAGGAGGACTTCCAAGACTGAGTCTCTAACAGACTGTAGGATGAACAATTTGTAtactaatttctttatttttttaaacgaACTGTCTTTCAGGAAGAGAAGGTCATAAGGGCAGAGCAATCATTTCAATGGAATTAAAATATGATGGCAGAAACACTTGAGCTTAGATTGCTTTAATTCATCCTTTGGTCCTTTTATATGAGAGGCAAGTACTCTATATACTACAGGAAAGGggctcaaaaataataaagaaatgtggaTTTGGCTTCTGAAGCTGATTTACtagatagaaaatattttatccttGAATGTGTCTGAagagatgatttaaaaataaattaaattagtgTAATTTTAGTTTTAGCCAGTGTATCCTCCCCTCCCCAAAGACTttttcctgggggagggggtggactCCCGATTCCTAAATGATCATGGCCAAATAGACAAAAAGTAGGATCTACAGGAGTTATTTGGATAGGATGGGGGCTTTCTGATGATGAGACCCAGCAAATTCAGCCCCAGAGCCCGGTGTTCTAGGGAGTCTTGGTGTACCCACTGACCTTGACTGGCCTGCAATGGTCTTGGGCTGTTGGTGGCAGGGACCTAGGCTAAGAGATGAGCCTATGTGTGCATTAGCTGATGGGATTTCGGCCCCAGGATTCACCATATACCAAATTTTCCTCAGAGACCCCACCACCACGCCTCAGTCCTAGCCTCTGAAAAACAGTTATAGGCGATGCGCTCTGTGTTTGGCGCATAGCAGGCCTCAGACACTTTGTTCAGTAGCTGAGCCCTGAAAGCCCGGCTCTGAGGCTACCCTTATTGTGAACACCGCTAGCCCGGGGCTGAGGCTCGGCGCTGACCCGGCCATAACTGCCAAGGGCCTGACAATGGGCACATCTGTCCTTTCTCCAAGGGATAAAAGCACCTAAGCAGACAAGGCTCTGCCTTTTGTTAcggacttttttctttctttcttttgtaaataaaagaaaGCCGCGGCATGTGGCGGCCGGGTGTGTGTCCCACACTGGGGGCCTCCCCACGCGTCCCCACCAGGCTAAAGGCCCGGGTTCAATTCCGGATTGGAGCGTGACTGTGACAGGGGCGCAATTATGCTCAGAGCTGAATTGATTTTCAAATCTGGAGGCTTCTTGCAGGGACGCCGGGAAGAGGAAAGCGTCCCTGCGGGACAAGCAGAGACCAGCGCGGCTGCGTGCACTCTGCCTGCGTGGGTTCTCCTCCCGAATAGCAGCAGCTTCTAGGTGCTTTTCTATGAAGGCTTTAGAGTAACTAAAAGACCATCCCCCGATGTTAACCAGAGAGCCCATCCAGGCACTCTCTTTAGTCCACCTCACGATCCTCCAAGCAGAGTTAACGGAAGTGGAGAGCCGCCTTAATTAGAAGCATAATGGAAGACCTCCTCTGAAGTCTGGGACAGCGAGGTGTGGCCTCGATCCAAACTCAAGGCACTGTATAATCCTCTGCCCTTGGCTCAGATGGGGAAAAGTGGATCTAGGAGTACCCAGGAGGATCGTAGGTGCCAGTTCAACTGCGGCCACGCTGAAATTGGCCTTTAAGGTATACACCTCTCAGGACCCGTAGCCCAGGCATTTAAGGATGGGGAGTGAGCCTGTCTCCCCAGTGACCTTTCAGGGAAtaaagccggggggggggggggtacgaGTGGAAGAGTAAGCTAGGGCCATGGCACAATTCCCGGCCCCTCGCGGGTAACCTGCACAGACAAACAGCCACTCAGACCCAGGAACTTTAACTCTCTAATCTAGCTGACCCACTGTGACAGAAGCCAGGCAAGAGAGTCTGTGACTGGGAAacgagagggaggcagggaggaagaccAAGGGGAAAGCAAGCCTCTCGGGACTGTGGCAGCAGCTCCAGATCGCGATCTGCGCGCGTCCCGTGCACGTGCTCACCACTCCGGGGCCATCCGGCGCCACCGAGAAAGCTCGCCGCCGCCCCCCcacgcccccctccccccgttcATTTGTACTGGGACGTCACGGAGCCCTTGCTCTGGGACCGCGGGGGCGGGGCCTAGCAGCGCGCATGCGCGCTGCGCCCGGCGGGCGTGAGGGcgggcagcggcggcggcggcggctacCGAATCACGGCCACAGTCTGCAACAGTAACCGAGCCATGGCTCGAGCTGGCGGGCGGCGCAGGCAAACAGCAGCCGCGGCAGGCGCACGGGCTGCGTTAAGGGAGCTGGGGGCAGCACGGTTCTAAGAAGAGGGGCGAGAGGGGGCCAGGCTGGGCAGGCTAGGGGGCACCGCGCTCTCCCAACAGCGCggatcctttttggagattaatatttaaaaaaaaaaaaaaaagcagaggggaaggtgggagcaagagagaaggcgagacacacagagaaagagcgAGAGACACAGATACCcacagtgagagaaagaaaggccacGGTCGCCGGCAGCCGATGTGAAGACTGGACTCCGTGTGCCCCTCGCCGCCTCTGCCCGGCCACATCGATGTTGCAGCCCGCTCGCCCGCATCACGATGAACGCGCAGCTGACCATGGAGGCGATCGGAGAGCTGCACGGGGTGAGCCATGAGCCGGTGCCCGCCCCTGCCGACCTGCTGGGCGGCAGCCCTCACGCGCGCAGCTCCGTGGGGCACCGCGGCAGCCACCTGCCTCCAGCGCACCCGCGTTCCATGGGCATGGCGTCCCTGCTGGACGGCGGCAGCGGAGGCAGcgattaccaccaccaccaccgcgcCCCTGAGCACAGCCTGGCTGGCCCCCTGCACCCCACCATGACCATGGCCTGTGAAACTCCCCCAGGTATGAGCATGCCCACCACCTACACCACCTTAACCCCTCTGCAGCCGCTGCCGCCCATCTCCACTGTGTCCGACAAGTTccctcaccaccatcaccaccaccatcaccaccaccacccacaccacCACCAGCGCCTGGCGGGCAACGTGAGTGGTAGTTTCACTCTTATGCGGGATGAGCGCGGGCTAGCCTCCATGAATAACCTCTATACCCCTTACCACAAGGACGTGGCTGGCATGGGCCAGAGCCTCTCGCCCCTCTCTGGCTCCGGTCTGGGCAGCATTCACAACTCCCAGCAAGGGCTTCCCCACTATGCTCATCCCGGAGCGGCTATGCCCACCGACAAGATGCTCACCCCAAATGGCTTTGAAGCCCACCACCCTGCCATGCTCGGTCGCCACGGAGAGCAGCACCTCACGCCCACCTCGGCCGGCATGGTGCCCATCAATGGCCTTCCTCCGCACCATCCCCATGCCCACCTGAATGCCCAGGGCCACGGACAGCTCCTGGGCACAGCCCGGGAGCCCAACCCTTCGGTGACCGGCTCGCAGGTCAGCAATGGAAGTAATTCAGGGCAGATGGAAGAGATCAATACCAAAGAGGTGGCTCAGCGTATCACCACCGAGCTCAAACGTTACAGCATCCCACAGGCCATCTTCGCGCAGAGGGTGCTCTGCCGTTCCCAGGGGACCCTTTCGGACCTGCTGCGAAACCCCAAGCCCTGGAGCAAACTCAAGTCTGGCCGGGAGACCTTCCGGAGAATGTGGAAGTGGCTGCAGGAGCCGGAGTTCCAGCGCATGTCCGCGCTCCGCTTAGCAGGTGAGCCAACGGGCGCGTGGGCGAGATAAGGGACTGAAGgtgggagggaatgagagaaggCTGGGCGCGCTTCGTCCCGCTCcgcctcccctttctttcctagaCATGGAAGAACCAGCTTAGGCAACCGACCTTCTCCTCCAGGGGCTCGGTGCAGTGGGCTGTGGGAGGCTTCAAAGACTGAACAGGGCGGCCACCGTGGCTTCGGGGTCGCATTTGTGCTCGGGGACAGAACTGTAGGGTTTTGCGCCTCAGGCCGAGAGACTCTTAGAACCTGGTGGAACACTGGTTGTGTGGTTCTCAGCAGAAAACAGCGGGTTTAGGAAGGGACGAAGAAAAC
This genomic interval carries:
- the Onecut1 gene encoding hepatocyte nuclear factor 6 isoform X3 codes for the protein MNAQLTMEAIGELHGVSHEPVPAPADLLGGSPHARSSVGHRGSHLPPAHPRSMGMASLLDGGSGGSDYHHHHRAPEHSLAGPLHPTMTMACETPPGMSMPTTYTTLTPLQPLPPISTVSDKFPHHHHHHHHHHHPHHHQRLAGNVSGSFTLMRDERGLASMNNLYTPYHKDVAGMGQSLSPLSGSGLGSIHNSQQGLPHYAHPGAAMPTDKMLTPNGFEAHHPAMLGRHGEQHLTPTSAGMVPINGLPPHHPHAHLNAQGHGQLLGTAREPNPSVTGSQVSNGSNSGQMEEINTKEVAQRITTELKRYSIPQAIFAQRVLCRSQGTLSDLLRNPKPWSKLKSGRETFRRMWKWLQEPEFQRMSALRLAGARELTAQPMQSRALSLGTEVLQCKILLPVFQGYKLTGITWIFMDTYTLPICYRGSVN
- the Onecut1 gene encoding hepatocyte nuclear factor 6 isoform X2 — translated: MNAQLTMEAIGELHGVSHEPVPAPADLLGGSPHARSSVGHRGSHLPPAHPRSMGMASLLDGGSGGSDYHHHHRAPEHSLAGPLHPTMTMACETPPGMSMPTTYTTLTPLQPLPPISTVSDKFPHHHHHHHHHHHPHHHQRLAGNVSGSFTLMRDERGLASMNNLYTPYHKDVAGMGQSLSPLSGSGLGSIHNSQQGLPHYAHPGAAMPTDKMLTPNGFEAHHPAMLGRHGEQHLTPTSAGMVPINGLPPHHPHAHLNAQGHGQLLGTAREPNPSVTGSQVSNGSNSGQMEEINTKEVAQRITTELKRYSIPQAIFAQRVLCRSQGTLSDLLRNPKPWSKLKSGRETFRRMWKWLQEPEFQRMSALRLAACKRKEQEHGKDRGNTPKKPRLVFTDVQRRTLHAIFKENKRPSKELQITISQQLGLELSTVSNFFMNARRRSLDKWQDEGSSSSGNSSSSSSTCTKA
- the Onecut1 gene encoding hepatocyte nuclear factor 6 isoform X1, which translates into the protein MNAQLTMEAIGELHGVSHEPVPAPADLLGGSPHARSSVGHRGSHLPPAHPRSMGMASLLDGGSGGSDYHHHHRAPEHSLAGPLHPTMTMACETPPGMSMPTTYTTLTPLQPLPPISTVSDKFPHHHHHHHHHHHPHHHQRLAGNVSGSFTLMRDERGLASMNNLYTPYHKDVAGMGQSLSPLSGSGLGSIHNSQQGLPHYAHPGAAMPTDKMLTPNGFEAHHPAMLGRHGEQHLTPTSAGMVPINGLPPHHPHAHLNAQGHGQLLGTAREPNPSVTGSQVSNGSNSGQMEEINTKEVAQRITTELKRYSIPQAIFAQRVLCRSQGTLSDLLRNPKPWSKLKSGRETFRRMWKWLQEPEFQRMSALRLAESGMGGSVPSLRITSGGPQLSVPHLPACKRKEQEHGKDRGNTPKKPRLVFTDVQRRTLHAIFKENKRPSKELQITISQQLGLELSTVSNFFMNARRRSLDKWQDEGSSSSGNSSSSSSTCTKA